One window of Triticum dicoccoides isolate Atlit2015 ecotype Zavitan chromosome 5A, WEW_v2.0, whole genome shotgun sequence genomic DNA carries:
- the LOC119298522 gene encoding uncharacterized protein LOC119298522 — translation MAMVTAAAVQCGQTDGCAAAFCASWAASARAEDRAAARRPMAAAAEPRDTVFAAGRCHAGHRPLAAAAAVRYAPGRLIEKDAGPECILRHAGAVVHGRLGVQRWEQPGRRMSPLREEPSRGKRRPGHGLLPKFALDGIKNDALERLRLCRERLGLMREVEVTRPRAVWRSAPPCRSAG, via the exons ATGGCCATGGTAACTGCTGCCGCTGTGCAGTGCGGGCAGACCGATGGTTGCGCCGCCGCGTTTTGTGCCTCGTGGGCTGCCTCTGCCCGGGCTGAGGACCGCGCTGCCGCACGCCGGCCGATGGCCGCCGCCGCGGAGCCGCGAGACACCGTGTTTGCTGCCGGGCGTTGCCATGCCGGGCACCGGCCGTTGGCCGCTGCCGCCGCTGTTCGTTACGCGCCTGGCCGCCTCATCGAAAAAGATGCAGGCCCGGAGTGCATCCTCCGCCACGCCGGGGCCGTGGTCCACGGCCGCCTCGGGGTGCAGCGCTGGGAGCAGCCGGGCCGAAGGATGTCGCCGCTCCGCGAGGAGCCTAGCCGAGGTAAACGTCGACCGGGCCATGGGTTGCTGCCGAAGTTTGCTTTGGACGGCATTAAAAACGATGCACTAGAG CGCCTGCGCCTGTGCCGCGAACGCCTCGGGCTGATGCGGGAGGTCGAGGTCACGCGACCACGCGCCGTCTGGAGATCTGCGCCGCCGTGCCGCTCTGCAGGGTGA